A region from the Anoplolepis gracilipes chromosome 2, ASM4749672v1, whole genome shotgun sequence genome encodes:
- the Dlg5 gene encoding disks large homolog 5 isoform X6 has protein sequence MASGASSLDSAGSSDGALNMEGDSGSYGSVGSPVGGPECRSAEFDGLQAQCDQAMRQLQLLRHKHSDTIRRCEHTMKELEYYRGQHIAVMNQLEATSQESSALRAKYSDLANDKQRLDREVQTLQKELSELQRIQNQDVLVSDAAGNDAMNQHYLSALRKYEAVKDEYDSLRKRYDDLIASHSSTVNKLELSQEEGKRLKKQYDTVLEERNSATRERNGLKQQCTAAIRQWDIALRERNEYREALAKVQQQHEEAVKEINQAMVLRMKASKDMKRLTEERNAALQEYSLIMGERDTVHKEIEKLGDDLTQAYSKVTHLETQNKQLMDEKKTLSYQMETLKREISSALQDRDEALKLCNELQQKFGEYTSEGASRDYKHRLELNSLSRERDSVNKEAEKETNPRDYATRDKQRMDNLEQANLELDKLRKTVDTLQVELEEAIQEAEVSKRRRDWAFSERDKIVLEREGIRSLCDRLRKERDRAVSELAGALRDSDDIKKQRNEASKELKDLKEKIEFSDHALRTSQLAQIDESNDWEMIPIHVEPGRICLDSDRDDLGLILVGGRDNPYYPNDTGVYVAQVAQGSAFDGKLRLNDCIVRVNNVDCTSVSTRVILETLRSSTVNPATLIVKRRRMTRRPLRTTQLSIGTVPHGITLELGIYISKISPGSLAAKDGNLAVGDRVLNINSKPMDTVTTAHEAMAILNDDTVDVLTITTLKGISIASAASSETVTIDGFVEKQKMVNSCSQTEQERMMLKASSDDYERRYLSTNFADRNVYKAAKSVSGEKSSGISNAWDNFREKIDIVRGRKHSKERDDNNKKKSHRNSSPNTFEQEQDAIAELDSVIDSYHKKASNSNNGVLKRSKRRNTEKVEKNGGTWPKARGVPLIQNGTVETPLPTFTKTGQQLFNQKSSSPSFTPAVQFKDIPLDGGSKKPPSTEFESSASETGRLGSGLAPSETSIDFSVKSGGVSRDLDLFFATKRPQKYTSGVGGSSSDTQMTTDTLQHNRVHSQLYSSGIGGSSTSAASTTSGPASRQPGNFPFPSHHPYVTSSHSHPHSTQHQNHSLPSRYPSPPSLPSAQSGESIGLPDARTYCFEPPYSPGPGSQTTVTPVATFGHLHTPSVDLHYHKSRALTLGIPCDTSTYGHAYEGGTLPGRKEDQRIRIPSNTSVTSKSSVGKLSTGSIERTSERGSPMPTFHVEVLSPGAGSTSGTESSGGTVRGSNQHKRASMPDYCYSQSRPAPGELRRVHIDKSVEPLGIQISCLNSGGVFVSTVHEHSLAAQVGLQIGDQLLEVCGINMRSATYQLAANVLRQCGNSITMLVQYSPDKYTELEAGSSSSSSEAGDGAAARSHSGSPTPCNSPEAPRKSTMETLEPVEPERDTTTITITTTSAAATATAVTTAAPVMSSLRVERDMRPSASLDVRSTQERQREMRPSASLDINIRKPELRSAATLDRLSRAQLQRQTAMRSPTQEELNRKPPPPTGEPRYLQIETRKCSNLGISLVGGNGVGIFVHSVQPGCLAEGAGLFAGDRILEYNGVDLRQATAEQAALELARPADKVTLIAQYMPERYNEVKDKPGDSFYVKALFDRTAEVGDSLQLRFSKDDILYVDNTMFNGTPGHWRAWIVDQTGRRQTCGIIPSKFKVEEELLLRRSLGDLEQDAGKRSNTSARRSFFRRKKQQPRSASSRDSTKEISSHLTGVNLGWYSDSGTLNEDTLPASYQRVERLDYPTLRPVLIIGPLSECVVTKLLQDYPGQFTRCLAEAMHCSQSTLEQGLRDSLYIDYRKKGSYFECTTVQAVKDICEKNTHCILDVSMASIERLHRHQIYPIVLLIKFKDRTQIKEVKDSRYPSDKISTKAAKEMFEHALKIEAEYKHYISAVIPAGVSVAYICTQVKASVDEEQSKALWVPRGGP, from the exons TGTGATCAGGCGATGCGTCAGCTTCAGCTACTTAGACATAAGCACTCCGATACCATAAGACG GTGTGAGCATACTATGAAGGAATTGGAGTATTATCGCGGGCAACATATAGCAGTCATGAATCAATTGGAAGCTACATCTCAAGAGAGCTCCGCGTTACGGGCGAAATATAGTGATCTTGCAAATGACAAGCAACGACTGGACCGGGAGGTGCAGACTTTACAAAAGGAACTGTCGGAATTGCAGCGCATACAGAACCAGGATGTTCTCGTCTCCGATGCCGCCGGCAATGATGCTATGAATCAACATTATCTATCTGCGTTACGAAAATACGAAGCTGTTAAGGACGAATACGATTCTCTCAGGAAGCGATACGACGATTTGATTGCGTCGCATTCCTCTACAGTTAATAAG TTAGAGTTATCGCAAGAGGAAGGTAAGAGGCTCAAGAAACAATACGACACCGTCTTGGAAGAGCGTAACAGCGCGACCCGTGAGCGCAACGGTCTGAAACAACAGTGTACCGCCGCGATCCGTCAGTGGGACATTGCattaagagaaagaaacgaGTATCGCGAAGCGCTTGCCAAGGTGCAGCAGCAGCACGAGGAAGCGGTGAAGGAGATCAACCAGGCGATGGTGCTGCGCATGAAAGCCAGCAAGGATATGAAACGACTTACCGAGGAACGAAACGCCGCTCTGCAGGAATACAGTTTAATTATGGGAGAACGAGACACAGTGCACAAGGAGATCGAGAAGTTGGGCGACGATCTCACGCAAGCGTATTCTAAAGTCACGCATCTGGAAACGCAGAACAAGCAGCTCATGGATGaa AAGAAAACGTTGTCTTATCAAATGGAGACGTTAAAGAGAGAGATCTCGTCCGCTTTGCAAGACAGGGACGAGGCTCTGAAGCTGTGCAATGAGTTGCAACAGAAATTCGGCGAATACACCAGCGAAGGTGCCAGCAGAGACTACAAGCATCGTTTGGAGTTGAACTCGCTCAGTCGCGAACGCGATAGCGTTAACAAAGAAGCCGAAAAGGAGACAAACCCGAGGGATTACGCGACACGGGATAAGCAGCGCATGGACAATCTGGAGCAGGCCAACCTGGAGTTGGATAAACTCAGAAAAACCGTGGATACGCTACAGGTGGAGCTCGAGGAGGCCATTCAAGAAGCCGAAGTAtcgaaaagaagaagagactGGGCTTTCAGTGAACGCGACAAGATAGTGTTGGAGCGAGAAGGCATAAGAAGTTTGTGCGACAGATTGCGAAAGGAACGCGATCGCGCCGTTTCCGAACTGGCTGGCGCTCTGCGCGACTCCGATGACATCAAAAAGCAACGAAACGAGGCGTCAAAGGAGTTGAAGGATTTGAAGGAAAAGATCGAGTTCAGTGATCATGCGTTGCGAACCAGCCAGTTGGCGCAGATCGATGAGAGCAACGATTGGGAGATGATTCCGATCCACGTGGAGCCCGGTAGAATTTGCTTAGATTCAGATCGCGACGATCTGGGATTAATTCTCGTCGGCGGCCGCGATAATCCGTACTATCCAAATGACACCGGTGTTTATGTCGCACAAGTGGCGCAGGGTAGCGCTTTCGACGGTAAGCTACGGCTAAACGATTGCATCGTGCGTGTGAACAACGTCGACTGCACATCCGTGTCGACGCGTGTGATCCTGGAAACTTTGCGTTCGTCTACCGTGAATCCGGCAACCCTGATCGTGAAACGACGCCGGATGACCAGGCGACCATTGAGAACCACGCAGTTGTCAATCGGCACAGTGCCACATGGCATCACTCTGGAACTCGGAATTTACATCTCGAAGATATCGCCTGGCAGTTTAGCCGCCAAGGATGGAAACCTTGCCGTAGGAGATAGAGTATTAAAC attaatagtAAACCGATGGATACTGTTACTACGGCGCACGAAGCGATGGCAATCTTAAACGATGATACCGTAGATGTGTTAACGATCACGACATTAAAGGGTATTTCGATAGCGTCTGCCGCCAGCTCGGAAACAGTCACGATAGATGGTTTTGTGGAGAAGCAAAAAATGGTAAACAGCTGCTCGCAAACCGAGCAGGAGAGAATGATGTTGAAAGCTTCGTCGGACGACTACGAGAGGCGATATCTGTCGACGAATTTCGCCGACCGAAATGTTTATAAAGCCGCAAAATCTGTGAGCGGCGAAAAGTCGAGCGGCATCAGCAACGCTTGGGACAACTTCCGGGAGAAGATTGACATAGTACGGGGACGCAAGCACAGTAAGGAGCGCGATGACAACAACAAGAAGAAGAGCCACCGCAATTCTAGTCCGAACACGTTCGAGCAGGAGCAGGATGCGATAGCAGAACTCGACTCGGTGATCGACAGCTATCACAAGAAGGCGAGCAACAGTAACAACGGCGTACTGAAACGCAGCAAGCGACGCAACACAGAGAAGGTCGAGAAGAACGGCGGCACGTGGCCGAAGGCGCGTGGCGTGCCCCTCATACAAAATGGGACCG TGGAGACGCCGCTACCGACCTTCACCAAGACCGGACAGCAGCTCTTTAATCAGAAGTCGTCATCCCCGTCGTTCACTCCGGCGGTGCAGTTCAAGGACATCCCGCTCGACGGCGGCAGCAAGAAGCCACCGTCGACGGAATTCGAGAGCAGCGCCTCGGAGACTGGACGACTCGGTTCCGGGCTGGCGCCGTCCGAGACCAGCATCGACTTCTCGGTCAAGTCCGGCGGCGTCAGCCGCGATCTCGACTTGTTCTTTGCGACCAAACGGCCGCAGAAGTATACAAGCGGCGTCGGTGGCAGCAGCAGCGACACGCAAATGACGACGGACACGCTGCAGCACAATCGCGTGCACTCGCAGCTTTATTCGTCGGGTATCGGCGGCTCGTCTACGTCCGCCGCATCGACCACCAGCGGCCCGGCGTCTCGGCAACCCGGTAACTTTCCGTTTCCCTCGCATCATCCGTACGTCACGTCTTCGCACTCCCATCCGCATTCTACGCAGCACCAGAATCACTCCTTACCCTCGCGTTATCCATCGCCGCCGTCGCTGCCGTCCGCGCAGTCCGGCGAATCGATAGGCTTGCCTGACGCACGTACCTACTGTTTCGAGCCCCCGTACAGTCCCGGACCAGGTTCGCAGACCACAGTGACCCCGGTGGCCACCTTTGGCCATCTGCACACTCCCTCCGTAGATCTGCACTATCACAAGTCGCGCGCACTGACGCTCGGTATACCCTGCGACACGTCCACTTATGGACACGCATACGAAGGCGGCACCCTGCCAGGTCGAAAGGAAGATCAGCGGATTCGCATACCGTCCAACACCAGCGTTACATCCAAGAGCAGTGTCGGCAAATTGTCCACCGGTAGCATAGAGAGAACGTCAGAGCGAGGCAGTCCGATGCCGACATTCCACGTAGAAGTGTTGAGCCCTGGCGCTGGCAGCACCAGTGGGACCGAAAGCAGCGGTGGCACCGTGAGAGGAAGCAATCAGCATAAGCGCGCCAGTATGCCGGATTACTGTTACTCGCAATCGCGTCCGGCACCTGGGGAATTGCGCAGAGTGCACATAGACAAGTCCGTGGAACCGCTGGGCATCCAAATCTCATGTCTGAATAGTGGCGGTGTGTTCGTGTCCACCGTGCATGAGCACAGCTTGGCAGCGCAGGTTGGTCTACAGATTGGCGATCAGTTGCTAGAGGTTTGCGGCATCAACATGCGGAGCGCGACCTATCAGCTGGCTGCCAATGTTCTACGTCAGTGCGGTAACTCGATTACAATGCTGGTGCAGTATAGTCCGGACA AATACACCGAATTAGAGGCGGGTTCATCCTCGAGCTCGTCGGAAGCTGGCGACGGAGCCGCGGCCAGAAGTCACAGTGGTTCACCGACACCGTGTAACAGTCCGGAAGCGCCGCGAAAGAGCACGATGGAAACGTTGGAGCCTGTGGAACCGGAGCGCGACACTACTACCATTACCATCACCACTACGTcagccgccgccaccgccaccgccgtcACTACCGCCGCACCCGTCATGAGCTCACTACGTGTCGAGCGGGACATGCGGCCGTCCGCCTCGTTGGACGTGAGGAGCACGCAAGAGCGACAGCGCGAGATGCGACCATCCGCGTCGCTGGACATCAACATTCGCAAGCCGGAACTACGCAGCGCTGCCACGCTGGATCGTTTGAGCCGTGCGCAATTGCAGCGGCAAACCGCGATGAGAAGTCCCACGCAGGAGGAGTTGAACCGGAAACCACCACCGCCGACTGGCGAGCCTAGATATCTGCAGATCGAAACCAGGAAATGCTCGAATCTCGGTATATCTCTGGTGGGCGGAAATGGCGTTGGTATCTTTGTGCATTCCGTTCAACCGGGTTGTCTTGCCGAAGGAGCCGGCCTATTTGCCGGCGATCGAATCCTGGAATATAACGGCGTGGATTTGAGACAGGCGACCGCTGAGCAAGCCGCCCTCGAGTTAGCTCGACCGGCGGATAAGGTGACCCTGATCGCCCAGTACATGCCCGAACGGTATAACGAGGTGAAGGACAAACCGGGCGATAGTTTCTACGTGAAGGCGTTGTTCGATCGAACCGCTGAGGTGGGCGACAGTCTGCAACTGCGTTTCAGCAAGGATGACATTCTATATGTGGATAACACTATGTTTAACGGCACGCCAGGCCATTGGCGTGCTTGGATAGTCGATCAGACCGGCCGTAGACAAACTTGTGGGATAATCCCTAGCAAATTTAA agTAGAAGAAGAGCTGCTCTTACGACGCTCTCTGGGCGACTTAGAACAGGATGCTGGCAAACGTAGCAATACGAGTGCAAGGAGAAGCTTCTTCCGACGGAAGAAGCAGCAACCACGTTCGGCCAGTAGTAGAGACAGCACCAAGGAAATATCGTCGCATCTCACCGGAGTCAACTTGGGATGGTACAGCGATAGTGGAACGTTGAACGAAGATACTCTTCCGGCGAGTTATCAACGTGTGGAGAGACTCGATT atCCTACCTTGAGACCTGTGCTGATAATCGGTCCTCTTAGCGAATGCGTAGTAACGAAACTTCTGCAGGATTATCCAGGACAGTTTACTAGATGTCTAGCGGAAGCAATGCATTGCTCGCAGTCGACTTTGGAGCAAGGCTTGCGCGATTCGCTCTACATAGATTACAGGAAAAAAGGCAGCTACTTTGAATGCACAACTGTACAAGCCGTTAAAGATATATGCGAGAAg AATACACACTGTATTTTGGATGTATCGATGGCTTCCATCGAGAGGCTTCACAGACATCAAATTTATCCTATcgttttgttgataaaattcaAGGATAGAACACAAATTAAAGAGGTAAAAGATTCCAGATATCCGAGCGACAAAATCAGTACAAAAGCCGCAAAGGAAATGTTTGAGCATGCCCTTAAGATAGAAGCAGAATATAAGCACTATATTTCTG ccGTGATTCCGGCAGGCGTGAGCGTGGCGTATATATGCACGCAAGTGAAAGCCTCGGTAGATGAGGAACAAAGCAAAGCGCTGTGGGTTCCTAGAGGGGGTCCCTGA
- the Dlg5 gene encoding disks large homolog 5 isoform X5, which produces MASGASSLDSAGSSDGALNMEGDSGSYGSVGSPVGGPECRSAEFDGLQAQCDQAMRQLQLLRHKHSDTIRRCEHTMKELEYYRGQHIAVMNQLEATSQESSALRAKYSDLANDKQRLDREVQTLQKELSELQRIQNQDVLVSDAAGNDAMNQHYLSALRKYEAVKDEYDSLRKRYDDLIASHSSTVNKLELSQEEGKRLKKQYDTVLEERNSATRERNGLKQQCTAAIRQWDIALRERNEYREALAKVQQQHEEAVKEINQAMVLRMKASKDMKRLTEERNAALQEYSLIMGERDTVHKEIEKLGDDLTQAYSKVTHLETQNKQLMDEKKTLSYQMETLKREISSALQDRDEALKLCNELQQKFGEYTSEGASRDYKHRLELNSLSRERDSVNKEAEKETNPRDYATRDKQRMDNLEQANLELDKLRKTVDTLQVELEEAIQEAEVSKRRRDWAFSERDKIVLEREGIRSLCDRLRKERDRAVSELAGALRDSDDIKKQRNEASKELKDLKEKIEFSDHALRTSQLAQIDESNDWEMIPIHVEPGRICLDSDRDDLGLILVGGRDNPYYPNDTGVYVAQVAQGSAFDGKLRLNDCIVRVNNVDCTSVSTRVILETLRSSTVNPATLIVKRRRMTRRPLRTTQLSIGTVPHGITLELGIYISKISPGSLAAKDGNLAVGDRVLNINSKPMDTVTTAHEAMAILNDDTVDVLTITTLKGISIASAASSETVTIDGFVEKQKMVNSCSQTEQERMMLKASSDDYERRYLSTNFADRNVYKAAKSVSGEKSSGISNAWDNFREKIDIVRGRKHSKERDDNNKKKSHRNSSPNTFEQEQDAIAELDSVIDSYHKKASNSNNGVLKRSKRRNTEKVEKNGGTWPKARGVPLIQNGTAVETPLPTFTKTGQQLFNQKSSSPSFTPAVQFKDIPLDGGSKKPPSTEFESSASETGRLGSGLAPSETSIDFSVKSGGVSRDLDLFFATKRPQKYTSGVGGSSSDTQMTTDTLQHNRVHSQLYSSGIGGSSTSAASTTSGPASRQPGNFPFPSHHPYVTSSHSHPHSTQHQNHSLPSRYPSPPSLPSAQSGESIGLPDARTYCFEPPYSPGPGSQTTVTPVATFGHLHTPSVDLHYHKSRALTLGIPCDTSTYGHAYEGGTLPGRKEDQRIRIPSNTSVTSKSSVGKLSTGSIERTSERGSPMPTFHVEVLSPGAGSTSGTESSGGTVRGSNQHKRASMPDYCYSQSRPAPGELRRVHIDKSVEPLGIQISCLNSGGVFVSTVHEHSLAAQVGLQIGDQLLEVCGINMRSATYQLAANVLRQCGNSITMLVQYSPDKYTELEAGSSSSSSEAGDGAAARSHSGSPTPCNSPEAPRKSTMETLEPVEPERDTTTITITTTSAAATATAVTTAAPVMSSLRVERDMRPSASLDVRSTQERQREMRPSASLDINIRKPELRSAATLDRLSRAQLQRQTAMRSPTQEELNRKPPPPTGEPRYLQIETRKCSNLGISLVGGNGVGIFVHSVQPGCLAEGAGLFAGDRILEYNGVDLRQATAEQAALELARPADKVTLIAQYMPERYNEVKDKPGDSFYVKALFDRTAEVGDSLQLRFSKDDILYVDNTMFNGTPGHWRAWIVDQTGRRQTCGIIPSKFKVEEELLLRRSLGDLEQDAGKRSNTSARRSFFRRKKQQPRSASSRDSTKEISSHLTGVNLGWYSDSGTLNEDTLPASYQRVERLDYPTLRPVLIIGPLSECVVTKLLQDYPGQFTRCLAEAMHCSQSTLEQGLRDSLYIDYRKKGSYFECTTVQAVKDICEKNTHCILDVSMASIERLHRHQIYPIVLLIKFKDRTQIKEVKDSRYPSDKISTKAAKEMFEHALKIEAEYKHYISAVIPAGVSVAYICTQVKASVDEEQSKALWVPRGGP; this is translated from the exons TGTGATCAGGCGATGCGTCAGCTTCAGCTACTTAGACATAAGCACTCCGATACCATAAGACG GTGTGAGCATACTATGAAGGAATTGGAGTATTATCGCGGGCAACATATAGCAGTCATGAATCAATTGGAAGCTACATCTCAAGAGAGCTCCGCGTTACGGGCGAAATATAGTGATCTTGCAAATGACAAGCAACGACTGGACCGGGAGGTGCAGACTTTACAAAAGGAACTGTCGGAATTGCAGCGCATACAGAACCAGGATGTTCTCGTCTCCGATGCCGCCGGCAATGATGCTATGAATCAACATTATCTATCTGCGTTACGAAAATACGAAGCTGTTAAGGACGAATACGATTCTCTCAGGAAGCGATACGACGATTTGATTGCGTCGCATTCCTCTACAGTTAATAAG TTAGAGTTATCGCAAGAGGAAGGTAAGAGGCTCAAGAAACAATACGACACCGTCTTGGAAGAGCGTAACAGCGCGACCCGTGAGCGCAACGGTCTGAAACAACAGTGTACCGCCGCGATCCGTCAGTGGGACATTGCattaagagaaagaaacgaGTATCGCGAAGCGCTTGCCAAGGTGCAGCAGCAGCACGAGGAAGCGGTGAAGGAGATCAACCAGGCGATGGTGCTGCGCATGAAAGCCAGCAAGGATATGAAACGACTTACCGAGGAACGAAACGCCGCTCTGCAGGAATACAGTTTAATTATGGGAGAACGAGACACAGTGCACAAGGAGATCGAGAAGTTGGGCGACGATCTCACGCAAGCGTATTCTAAAGTCACGCATCTGGAAACGCAGAACAAGCAGCTCATGGATGaa AAGAAAACGTTGTCTTATCAAATGGAGACGTTAAAGAGAGAGATCTCGTCCGCTTTGCAAGACAGGGACGAGGCTCTGAAGCTGTGCAATGAGTTGCAACAGAAATTCGGCGAATACACCAGCGAAGGTGCCAGCAGAGACTACAAGCATCGTTTGGAGTTGAACTCGCTCAGTCGCGAACGCGATAGCGTTAACAAAGAAGCCGAAAAGGAGACAAACCCGAGGGATTACGCGACACGGGATAAGCAGCGCATGGACAATCTGGAGCAGGCCAACCTGGAGTTGGATAAACTCAGAAAAACCGTGGATACGCTACAGGTGGAGCTCGAGGAGGCCATTCAAGAAGCCGAAGTAtcgaaaagaagaagagactGGGCTTTCAGTGAACGCGACAAGATAGTGTTGGAGCGAGAAGGCATAAGAAGTTTGTGCGACAGATTGCGAAAGGAACGCGATCGCGCCGTTTCCGAACTGGCTGGCGCTCTGCGCGACTCCGATGACATCAAAAAGCAACGAAACGAGGCGTCAAAGGAGTTGAAGGATTTGAAGGAAAAGATCGAGTTCAGTGATCATGCGTTGCGAACCAGCCAGTTGGCGCAGATCGATGAGAGCAACGATTGGGAGATGATTCCGATCCACGTGGAGCCCGGTAGAATTTGCTTAGATTCAGATCGCGACGATCTGGGATTAATTCTCGTCGGCGGCCGCGATAATCCGTACTATCCAAATGACACCGGTGTTTATGTCGCACAAGTGGCGCAGGGTAGCGCTTTCGACGGTAAGCTACGGCTAAACGATTGCATCGTGCGTGTGAACAACGTCGACTGCACATCCGTGTCGACGCGTGTGATCCTGGAAACTTTGCGTTCGTCTACCGTGAATCCGGCAACCCTGATCGTGAAACGACGCCGGATGACCAGGCGACCATTGAGAACCACGCAGTTGTCAATCGGCACAGTGCCACATGGCATCACTCTGGAACTCGGAATTTACATCTCGAAGATATCGCCTGGCAGTTTAGCCGCCAAGGATGGAAACCTTGCCGTAGGAGATAGAGTATTAAAC attaatagtAAACCGATGGATACTGTTACTACGGCGCACGAAGCGATGGCAATCTTAAACGATGATACCGTAGATGTGTTAACGATCACGACATTAAAGGGTATTTCGATAGCGTCTGCCGCCAGCTCGGAAACAGTCACGATAGATGGTTTTGTGGAGAAGCAAAAAATGGTAAACAGCTGCTCGCAAACCGAGCAGGAGAGAATGATGTTGAAAGCTTCGTCGGACGACTACGAGAGGCGATATCTGTCGACGAATTTCGCCGACCGAAATGTTTATAAAGCCGCAAAATCTGTGAGCGGCGAAAAGTCGAGCGGCATCAGCAACGCTTGGGACAACTTCCGGGAGAAGATTGACATAGTACGGGGACGCAAGCACAGTAAGGAGCGCGATGACAACAACAAGAAGAAGAGCCACCGCAATTCTAGTCCGAACACGTTCGAGCAGGAGCAGGATGCGATAGCAGAACTCGACTCGGTGATCGACAGCTATCACAAGAAGGCGAGCAACAGTAACAACGGCGTACTGAAACGCAGCAAGCGACGCAACACAGAGAAGGTCGAGAAGAACGGCGGCACGTGGCCGAAGGCGCGTGGCGTGCCCCTCATACAAAATGGGACCG CAGTGGAGACGCCGCTACCGACCTTCACCAAGACCGGACAGCAGCTCTTTAATCAGAAGTCGTCATCCCCGTCGTTCACTCCGGCGGTGCAGTTCAAGGACATCCCGCTCGACGGCGGCAGCAAGAAGCCACCGTCGACGGAATTCGAGAGCAGCGCCTCGGAGACTGGACGACTCGGTTCCGGGCTGGCGCCGTCCGAGACCAGCATCGACTTCTCGGTCAAGTCCGGCGGCGTCAGCCGCGATCTCGACTTGTTCTTTGCGACCAAACGGCCGCAGAAGTATACAAGCGGCGTCGGTGGCAGCAGCAGCGACACGCAAATGACGACGGACACGCTGCAGCACAATCGCGTGCACTCGCAGCTTTATTCGTCGGGTATCGGCGGCTCGTCTACGTCCGCCGCATCGACCACCAGCGGCCCGGCGTCTCGGCAACCCGGTAACTTTCCGTTTCCCTCGCATCATCCGTACGTCACGTCTTCGCACTCCCATCCGCATTCTACGCAGCACCAGAATCACTCCTTACCCTCGCGTTATCCATCGCCGCCGTCGCTGCCGTCCGCGCAGTCCGGCGAATCGATAGGCTTGCCTGACGCACGTACCTACTGTTTCGAGCCCCCGTACAGTCCCGGACCAGGTTCGCAGACCACAGTGACCCCGGTGGCCACCTTTGGCCATCTGCACACTCCCTCCGTAGATCTGCACTATCACAAGTCGCGCGCACTGACGCTCGGTATACCCTGCGACACGTCCACTTATGGACACGCATACGAAGGCGGCACCCTGCCAGGTCGAAAGGAAGATCAGCGGATTCGCATACCGTCCAACACCAGCGTTACATCCAAGAGCAGTGTCGGCAAATTGTCCACCGGTAGCATAGAGAGAACGTCAGAGCGAGGCAGTCCGATGCCGACATTCCACGTAGAAGTGTTGAGCCCTGGCGCTGGCAGCACCAGTGGGACCGAAAGCAGCGGTGGCACCGTGAGAGGAAGCAATCAGCATAAGCGCGCCAGTATGCCGGATTACTGTTACTCGCAATCGCGTCCGGCACCTGGGGAATTGCGCAGAGTGCACATAGACAAGTCCGTGGAACCGCTGGGCATCCAAATCTCATGTCTGAATAGTGGCGGTGTGTTCGTGTCCACCGTGCATGAGCACAGCTTGGCAGCGCAGGTTGGTCTACAGATTGGCGATCAGTTGCTAGAGGTTTGCGGCATCAACATGCGGAGCGCGACCTATCAGCTGGCTGCCAATGTTCTACGTCAGTGCGGTAACTCGATTACAATGCTGGTGCAGTATAGTCCGGACA AATACACCGAATTAGAGGCGGGTTCATCCTCGAGCTCGTCGGAAGCTGGCGACGGAGCCGCGGCCAGAAGTCACAGTGGTTCACCGACACCGTGTAACAGTCCGGAAGCGCCGCGAAAGAGCACGATGGAAACGTTGGAGCCTGTGGAACCGGAGCGCGACACTACTACCATTACCATCACCACTACGTcagccgccgccaccgccaccgccgtcACTACCGCCGCACCCGTCATGAGCTCACTACGTGTCGAGCGGGACATGCGGCCGTCCGCCTCGTTGGACGTGAGGAGCACGCAAGAGCGACAGCGCGAGATGCGACCATCCGCGTCGCTGGACATCAACATTCGCAAGCCGGAACTACGCAGCGCTGCCACGCTGGATCGTTTGAGCCGTGCGCAATTGCAGCGGCAAACCGCGATGAGAAGTCCCACGCAGGAGGAGTTGAACCGGAAACCACCACCGCCGACTGGCGAGCCTAGATATCTGCAGATCGAAACCAGGAAATGCTCGAATCTCGGTATATCTCTGGTGGGCGGAAATGGCGTTGGTATCTTTGTGCATTCCGTTCAACCGGGTTGTCTTGCCGAAGGAGCCGGCCTATTTGCCGGCGATCGAATCCTGGAATATAACGGCGTGGATTTGAGACAGGCGACCGCTGAGCAAGCCGCCCTCGAGTTAGCTCGACCGGCGGATAAGGTGACCCTGATCGCCCAGTACATGCCCGAACGGTATAACGAGGTGAAGGACAAACCGGGCGATAGTTTCTACGTGAAGGCGTTGTTCGATCGAACCGCTGAGGTGGGCGACAGTCTGCAACTGCGTTTCAGCAAGGATGACATTCTATATGTGGATAACACTATGTTTAACGGCACGCCAGGCCATTGGCGTGCTTGGATAGTCGATCAGACCGGCCGTAGACAAACTTGTGGGATAATCCCTAGCAAATTTAA agTAGAAGAAGAGCTGCTCTTACGACGCTCTCTGGGCGACTTAGAACAGGATGCTGGCAAACGTAGCAATACGAGTGCAAGGAGAAGCTTCTTCCGACGGAAGAAGCAGCAACCACGTTCGGCCAGTAGTAGAGACAGCACCAAGGAAATATCGTCGCATCTCACCGGAGTCAACTTGGGATGGTACAGCGATAGTGGAACGTTGAACGAAGATACTCTTCCGGCGAGTTATCAACGTGTGGAGAGACTCGATT atCCTACCTTGAGACCTGTGCTGATAATCGGTCCTCTTAGCGAATGCGTAGTAACGAAACTTCTGCAGGATTATCCAGGACAGTTTACTAGATGTCTAGCGGAAGCAATGCATTGCTCGCAGTCGACTTTGGAGCAAGGCTTGCGCGATTCGCTCTACATAGATTACAGGAAAAAAGGCAGCTACTTTGAATGCACAACTGTACAAGCCGTTAAAGATATATGCGAGAAg AATACACACTGTATTTTGGATGTATCGATGGCTTCCATCGAGAGGCTTCACAGACATCAAATTTATCCTATcgttttgttgataaaattcaAGGATAGAACACAAATTAAAGAGGTAAAAGATTCCAGATATCCGAGCGACAAAATCAGTACAAAAGCCGCAAAGGAAATGTTTGAGCATGCCCTTAAGATAGAAGCAGAATATAAGCACTATATTTCTG ccGTGATTCCGGCAGGCGTGAGCGTGGCGTATATATGCACGCAAGTGAAAGCCTCGGTAGATGAGGAACAAAGCAAAGCGCTGTGGGTTCCTAGAGGGGGTCCCTGA